CATCATGGGATTATATTTCCCTTGATTTTAGGTTTATTAGTTATCTCTAGAAGTATATAAATATATGTTGTACGTGCATTTTGATTTGCAATGCAATGTTATTCGCTTATTTCTTTCACTCTCTTTCACGTTAATATTTTTCCGACATGGTATCTAGAGCTCCACGTTAGATCCAAACCAAAAAAAAGGAGCGGGTGAGAGAAAGGTACCGTgagaacacaaaaaaaaaattaaaaaaaattaaaaaaaattgtgagtCTTGAGAATCAAATAAAGCAACATAGCTTTCTTTTGTATTATTGTGAGAGTTTGTTTGTGAGTGAATTAATTGTTTGGAGTATAGAAATTAATGGTAATGGTTCTAGTTCTCAACCCATAATCCCATTGCTTAAGGGGGAGAATTATCATTTATGGAGTCTTAAGATGAAAACTATGTTCAAGTCTCAAGAGTTGTGGGATATGGTGGAAAACGGGTATACGGAACCGGCAGAGGCACCGGCTGAACCAGATCAAAGGCTACGGGAAAATAGGAAAATAGATGCAAAGGCTCTGTTCTTAATCCAATCGGCATTGGATGATGAAATTTTCCCACGAATTTCCGTTGCGTCAACATCGAAACAAACCTGGGAGATTATCAAGCAAGAGTATTTTGGTGATAAGAAGGTAATTGCTGTATAAATACAAACTCTTCGTACACAATTTGAGAGTTTAACAATGACAAAGAAAGAATCAATTCAAGATTATTTTTCTAAAGTGTCTTCGATTATTAGTCAAATGAAAATATATGGTGATAATATCTCAAATGAGACAATTGTGGGCAAGGTGTTAAGGAGTTTGAATAGTGATTATAAACATATTGTGACTGCAATTTTAGAGTTTAAGGACATAtcaacttacaaatttaatgaGTTAATGAGTTCATTAATGGCTCATGAGGAGAGAATGGATAAGTCTACGGATGAAAACGTCGAGGAAAAATTCT
This Spinacia oleracea cultivar Varoflay chromosome 6, BTI_SOV_V1, whole genome shotgun sequence DNA region includes the following protein-coding sequences:
- the LOC130463043 gene encoding uncharacterized protein, which produces MKTMFKSQELWDMVENGYTEPAEAPAEPDQRLRENRKIDAKALFLIQSALDDEIFPRISVASTSKQTWEIIKQEYFGDKKVLRSLNSDYKHIVTAILEFKDISTYKFNELMSSLMAHEERMDKSTDENVEEKFFQVTGQMSGDWYYGEGRGRGIGSRGCGRDGDGRGRGRFEGQRQSMSSVQCYYCKRYGHKEDRCWDKQRDEKDKEQTNFVKNVKGEEINLF